AAGATGGCGCGTCTACCAATTCCGCCACATCCGCATTTAAATCTTTCAGCTTCAATAGAAGCTAGGTCTTAGTCAGGGATTTCTGACTCAGACGCTGGGTTTGTTGCAGGTACTTCTTCAACAACTTGCTCAGCCGTAGAGCTTAAATCGTCAAACGCTTTGTCGTCTTTAGCGTGGTTGGCACTCAAGTTACCAATGATCAAGCTAAGAGTGAAAAAGCCAATCGCTAAAATAGCGGTACTGCGAGTCAGGAAGTTACCTGAACCACCAGAGCC
This DNA window, taken from Shewanella maritima, encodes the following:
- the secG gene encoding preprotein translocase subunit SecG — protein: MYEVLIVVYLLVAIGLIGLILIQQGKGADMGASFGAGASGTLFGSGGSGNFLTRSTAILAIGFFTLSLIIGNLSANHAKDDKAFDDLSSTAEQVVEEVPATNPASESEIPD